In Prochlorococcus marinus str. GP2, a single window of DNA contains:
- a CDS encoding hydrolase, producing the protein MNDQEISSDKLSPKVNALLIIDIQGKIMRTIFNKDSIIKNIKRLLSAYQILEENIFISEQNPLKLGVTIPELSPIAEFRKFEKMEFSLAKLEEFLKELKNKKITNLIVCGIETHICIQQTVLDFLQKGFEVILISDAMGSRNRVDHEIALQRMTQSGAILTTTESMIFELCKTADRKEFKEIKNIIMS; encoded by the coding sequence ATGAATGATCAAGAAATATCTTCTGATAAATTATCACCGAAAGTAAATGCCTTGCTAATTATTGATATTCAGGGAAAAATTATGAGAACAATTTTCAATAAGGATTCAATAATCAAAAACATCAAAAGGCTATTAAGTGCTTACCAAATTTTAGAAGAAAACATATTCATTTCTGAACAGAATCCACTCAAATTGGGGGTAACAATACCTGAATTATCACCCATAGCAGAATTTAGAAAATTTGAAAAAATGGAATTCAGCCTAGCTAAATTAGAAGAATTTTTAAAAGAACTTAAAAATAAGAAAATTACTAATTTGATAGTTTGTGGGATCGAAACGCATATTTGTATTCAACAAACAGTCCTAGATTTTTTACAAAAAGGATTTGAAGTTATTCTCATATCAGATGCCATGGGAAGTCGAAATAGGGTAGATCATGAAATAGCATTACAAAGAATGACTCAGAGCGGGGCAATTTTAACAACAACTGAATCAATGATTTTTGAATTATGCAAAACTGCGGATAGAAAAGAATTTAAAGAAATTAAAAATATAATAATGAGTTAA
- a CDS encoding Fur family transcriptional regulator: MSLSSKYNVITSPLGEDLHKDGKRLTPQRLKVLNLFENIGSGKHLSAEEVHEKLVKTSSKVSLATIYRTLRLLVQMGLLHELELSEGGHRYELLSNDTPDHHHLICIRCGRTEEFENDEVLEAGKVAAKVNGFKLIESSLNVRAICPNCI, from the coding sequence TTGTCATTATCCTCTAAATACAATGTCATTACATCTCCTCTTGGTGAGGATTTACATAAAGATGGTAAGAGGTTAACTCCTCAGAGGCTAAAAGTTCTTAATTTATTTGAAAATATTGGCTCTGGAAAACATCTTAGTGCTGAAGAGGTTCATGAAAAGTTAGTTAAAACAAGCTCCAAAGTTTCACTTGCAACAATTTATAGAACTTTAAGACTTTTAGTACAAATGGGTTTGCTTCATGAATTAGAACTCAGTGAAGGAGGACATAGATATGAATTACTTAGTAATGACACGCCGGACCATCATCATTTGATTTGTATTAGGTGTGGAAGAACAGAAGAATTCGAAAATGACGAAGTTTTAGAAGCAGGCAAAGTTGCAGCAAAAGTTAATGGTTTTAAACTAATTGAATCCTCATTAAATGTAAGAGCCATTTGCCCTAATTGCATTTAG
- the arsS gene encoding arsenosugar biosynthesis radical SAM (seleno)protein ArsS (Some members of this family are selenoproteins.) — protein MKEKFPSIFKKPIETLQINIGYKCNQACKHCHVNSSPLRTEKMSNEIISLIPKIIDKYKIKTLDITGGAPELHPEFKNLIASLSTKKVDIIDRCNLTIFFEEGYEDLPQFLAKNKVIVTASLPCYEKDNVEFQRGLGVFEKSINAIKILNDLGYGKKENGLQLNLVYNPVSPILPPSQKILEQDYKKILFEKYNIVFNSLYTITNMPINRYKESLIKEGKLNTYYKLLKENFNEKNLENLMCKKTISVNWLGEIYDCDFNQQINFQANKGPKTLFDLLDESFTFDYGVAVKEHCFACTAGTGSSCGGTLS, from the coding sequence ATGAAAGAAAAATTCCCCTCAATATTTAAAAAACCTATAGAAACATTGCAAATCAATATAGGTTATAAATGCAATCAGGCTTGTAAGCATTGTCATGTTAATTCAAGTCCTCTAAGGACTGAAAAGATGTCAAATGAAATAATATCTCTTATTCCAAAAATAATTGATAAGTACAAAATCAAGACTTTAGATATAACAGGTGGCGCACCAGAACTTCACCCAGAATTTAAAAACCTTATAGCTAGCTTGAGCACAAAAAAAGTTGATATTATTGATAGGTGTAATTTAACAATTTTCTTTGAAGAAGGCTATGAAGATCTTCCTCAATTTCTTGCAAAGAATAAAGTAATAGTTACTGCTTCGCTACCATGTTACGAAAAAGATAATGTTGAGTTTCAAAGGGGTCTTGGAGTTTTTGAAAAAAGTATTAATGCTATAAAAATCCTTAATGATCTTGGATATGGGAAAAAAGAAAATGGATTGCAATTAAATCTTGTTTACAATCCTGTAAGCCCAATTCTTCCACCTTCTCAGAAAATATTGGAACAAGATTACAAAAAAATACTATTCGAAAAATATAATATTGTTTTTAATAGCTTATACACCATAACTAATATGCCAATTAATAGATATAAAGAATCTCTCATAAAAGAAGGGAAACTAAATACTTATTACAAATTACTAAAAGAAAATTTTAATGAAAAAAATTTAGAAAATCTTATGTGCAAAAAAACTATCAGTGTAAATTGGCTTGGGGAAATTTATGATTGTGACTTTAACCAACAGATAAATTTCCAAGCAAATAAAGGACCAAAGACACTCTTTGATCTATTAGATGAATCATTTACTTTTGATTACGGGGTAGCTGTAAAAGAACATTGTTTTGCTTGCACTGCTGGTACAGGATCAAGTTGTGGCGGGACTTTAAGTTAA